A genome region from Candidatus Methylacidiphilales bacterium includes the following:
- a CDS encoding O-antigen ligase family protein: MFILMGLAMVFWEPRSAPRPFLLWASIALVLWCAIPFLPAGWLSSPAWRHDLEAVLGHALAPTHTAQPWLTLGAWLTLGSVVAWVVWLDAQDLGDQERTGVLKIYLLGFAGVALAGLICQIAGVRPPLWEGIQPGPFPNRNQSANVLALAGVAALALGMRQLHHGRRHGWIWLGAVGFFLGLLLLLGSRAGFILFFCGAAAWLGWEFVGSRKKNHVVAGVVLSLFLLAATLFIGGETVDRLLHAARDQTTWQKESRLLLQHDALDMVRDQPVLGLGLGNFDGVFGLYRDRYQNYSRPIHPESDWVWWMAETGVPGAVLLIVLAGWLLRVSWPGAVENDRRLRRAAIVVLLLFMVHAAVDVPAHRLGSILAVLFFLPLALPAKSGSIPAIRVRAGFMLAGVTVAVWGFLLAGMSLGWFDLPGQVRRERLMSEAEAHDQASRHAEALECALEGQKMAPLDWRLYRQEGFSRLGLNQGGELARRAFRLVRALEPDSPFVQYQIGVAWLGRDPAQVIAAWDEALKRRSQQRTSFYLEMLGASGRDPRVRPLLDRMAADYPELDIFNLARARAEDFEGHLERILAHAPSYYKLPPDGMDSFFEAWRERRGNLRFIQEICARPDWMNAGWWTLARAHVALKQPHRAMELAKQNLIPPVLPRLDLDEDKAREILRKHPDDVPAGLALYEWALRSGDGPTARKRLDVLLGLKDKPVYLHYLDAMLCMKEGRDAAGWEALERFRQASAQQP, translated from the coding sequence GTGTTTATCTTGATGGGATTGGCGATGGTCTTTTGGGAGCCCCGTTCGGCGCCCCGCCCGTTTCTCCTCTGGGCGTCCATCGCGCTCGTCCTGTGGTGTGCCATCCCGTTCCTGCCTGCGGGTTGGTTGTCTTCGCCCGCTTGGCGACACGATCTGGAAGCGGTTTTGGGCCATGCCCTTGCCCCAACCCACACGGCGCAACCCTGGTTGACCCTGGGTGCATGGCTCACTTTGGGCTCGGTCGTGGCATGGGTGGTTTGGTTGGACGCCCAGGACCTGGGTGACCAAGAGCGCACAGGGGTGTTGAAGATCTATCTGCTGGGTTTTGCCGGAGTGGCGCTGGCCGGCTTGATTTGTCAAATTGCCGGGGTCCGGCCTCCGCTCTGGGAGGGCATACAACCGGGTCCATTCCCCAACCGCAACCAGAGTGCGAACGTCCTGGCGCTGGCCGGGGTTGCGGCGTTGGCGCTGGGCATGCGCCAGTTGCACCATGGAAGGCGGCATGGATGGATTTGGCTGGGTGCGGTCGGCTTTTTTCTCGGGCTGCTCCTGCTTCTGGGATCCCGTGCCGGTTTCATCCTCTTCTTTTGCGGCGCGGCTGCCTGGTTGGGCTGGGAATTTGTCGGATCGCGCAAAAAAAACCACGTCGTGGCCGGCGTGGTTCTGTCGCTTTTTTTGCTCGCGGCCACACTCTTCATTGGCGGCGAAACAGTGGACCGGCTGCTGCATGCGGCCCGGGATCAGACGACCTGGCAGAAGGAATCGAGACTCCTTCTCCAGCATGACGCGCTGGACATGGTGCGGGACCAGCCGGTGTTGGGATTGGGACTGGGCAATTTTGACGGGGTTTTCGGCCTCTACCGGGACCGTTACCAGAACTACAGCCGCCCCATCCACCCGGAAAGTGACTGGGTTTGGTGGATGGCGGAAACCGGGGTTCCGGGAGCGGTGTTGTTGATCGTCCTGGCTGGGTGGCTGCTCCGAGTGTCCTGGCCCGGGGCGGTGGAGAATGATCGGCGACTGCGTCGTGCCGCGATCGTGGTCCTGCTGCTTTTCATGGTCCATGCGGCGGTGGACGTTCCGGCCCACCGATTAGGTTCCATCTTGGCGGTGCTGTTTTTTCTCCCTCTTGCGCTCCCGGCCAAGTCAGGGTCCATTCCGGCGATTCGTGTGCGCGCGGGCTTCATGCTGGCTGGGGTGACCGTGGCGGTCTGGGGCTTCCTTCTGGCCGGCATGTCCCTGGGATGGTTCGATCTGCCGGGGCAGGTCCGGCGCGAACGCCTGATGTCGGAGGCGGAAGCCCATGATCAGGCCTCCCGCCATGCCGAGGCGTTGGAATGCGCACTGGAGGGCCAGAAAATGGCACCACTGGACTGGCGTTTATACCGTCAGGAGGGCTTTTCCCGCCTGGGACTTAACCAGGGCGGAGAACTGGCCAGACGGGCCTTCCGGTTGGTCAGGGCACTTGAGCCTGACAGCCCGTTTGTGCAATACCAAATTGGTGTCGCCTGGTTGGGCCGTGATCCCGCCCAGGTGATCGCGGCCTGGGATGAGGCGCTGAAACGCAGGAGCCAACAACGCACCAGTTTTTATTTGGAAATGCTCGGGGCTTCAGGCCGTGACCCCCGGGTGAGGCCCCTGTTGGACCGCATGGCTGCGGACTATCCCGAGTTGGATATCTTCAATCTCGCACGGGCGCGCGCGGAAGACTTTGAAGGGCACTTAGAGCGGATTTTGGCGCATGCCCCCTCCTATTACAAACTGCCGCCGGATGGCATGGATTCGTTTTTTGAGGCCTGGCGGGAACGGCGGGGAAATCTCCGTTTCATCCAGGAAATCTGTGCCCGTCCGGACTGGATGAACGCCGGCTGGTGGACCTTGGCCCGGGCCCACGTGGCCCTCAAGCAGCCGCACCGTGCCATGGAATTGGCCAAGCAAAACCTCATCCCTCCGGTGCTGCCACGGCTCGATTTGGACGAAGACAAGGCCCGCGAAATCCTTCGCAAACATCCCGATGACGTGCCGGCCGGACTGGCCCTTTATGAATGGGCCCTGCGATCCGGTGATGGCCCGACCGCACGCAAGCGTTTGGATGTGCTGCTGGGCCTGAAAGACAAGCCGGTCTACCTCCACTACCTGGATGCCATGTTGTGCATGAAAGAAGGACGCGATGCCGCGGGATGGGAAGCCCTGGAGCGTTTCCGCCAAGCCAGCGCGCAGCAGCCTTGA
- a CDS encoding DUF3431 domain-containing protein, whose product MTVDLVVARHNEDTGWLRNIPRGIRSFVYNKGTARERTSEIPLPNHGREAQSYLFHIVSHYHELPETTIFCQGRPFDHAFDFHDSLARLAREGLADPPGFEWLGHIIDTDDATGSRLYQRWSKNAERTPLDMADTWSAVFDRPCPETFTFACGAQFAVTRSTIHRRPHDFYLRAEAASRARNDAAHAFERMWDAVFDVPGFPEGLLAGRTTIYRKPIRRLQMDGSP is encoded by the coding sequence ATGACCGTGGATCTTGTCGTCGCCCGCCACAACGAAGACACCGGATGGCTGCGCAACATCCCCCGGGGGATCAGGTCCTTTGTTTACAACAAGGGGACGGCCCGTGAACGGACCTCGGAAATCCCACTGCCCAATCACGGCCGGGAAGCACAGTCCTACTTATTTCATATTGTTAGTCATTACCACGAACTCCCGGAGACAACCATCTTCTGCCAGGGCCGCCCCTTCGATCACGCCTTTGATTTCCACGACTCGCTGGCCCGCTTGGCGCGCGAGGGATTGGCCGATCCTCCCGGCTTCGAATGGCTGGGGCACATCATCGATACCGACGATGCCACCGGATCACGCCTGTACCAAAGATGGTCGAAGAACGCGGAGCGGACCCCGCTCGACATGGCGGACACCTGGTCTGCGGTTTTCGACCGGCCCTGCCCGGAAACATTCACCTTCGCCTGCGGGGCCCAGTTTGCCGTCACACGCAGCACCATCCATCGTCGCCCGCACGATTTTTACCTACGCGCGGAGGCGGCGTCACGGGCCCGGAACGATGCCGCCCATGCGTTTGAGCGCATGTGGGATGCCGTATTCGACGTGCCGGGATTCCCGGAAGGATTACTGGCCGGACGCACGACTATCTATCGGAAACCCATCCGGCGGCTGCAAATGGATGGAAGCCCCTGA